The genomic interval CCTGATCATTTTTGGATATTTTTGCTCCACTGTGGAAGGGAGCGAAAACAAATACTGGATTTTTGGATTTCTGTTGCTAGTGTTATCTTTTCAAATTTACCTGTTGAAAAGGGTATGGGCTAACAGAATTAATCAGATAAAAACAACGTATGCACAACTTTCCTGACGAGTGCTCAAAATGAACATTTTGAAGCAGGTGGGTAGTTGAAGTCTGCTCGAAAAAGTGGATACTAAAGTAAGCTCTAATTTTGATTCAAGAGAAGTTAAATTTAAGTTACTCGAAAGGGGAGGATTGCGTTACTAACTTACCAGGTCAATTCTTTTTTGCATCTGTCTCAAAAATAGGGACTTGACATTTAATTAAATTATTAAAAAGTTGGTTTACGTCCTATAAGATAAGAAATTAAAAATGAAGGCATCCTATAGAAGTTAAGCCCTACAAAAGAGGAAAACAGAGTTTGGTTCCTAATTTTCTGGCATGAGTACTCTAAACAATGTTCCCTTACCAAGCTCGCTTTCGACTTCTATTGAACCTCCGGCATTTTCTACTATCCTTTTGACTATGTATAATCCAATACCTGACCCGTCGACATGATGATGGAGTCTTTTGAACATTTCAAAAATTCTAGAAGTATTCTCTTGCTTTATACCAAGACCATTGTCTCTTACTTCGATAATAGTAAGGTTCTGCCTGCAATAGGTATTTATCAAGATTTCTAAGCCCACCTCTGGGTTCCTATATTTTATTGCATTCGTAATCAGATTATAAAAAATACTTCTCAGGTTATACTTCGAAAAAACAATTTTTTGGCAGCCATCTGTAGAAACGCTTATCGAAGCGGCAGAGGCTTCAATCATGGGAGAGATTTCCAGGCTGATTTCTTCCATTAATTTGTCAATTATAATTTCTTCTACATCCTCATTTACATTTTTTTGCGTCTTACTAATTTCGGTAAGTCCTTTGATTGTTTCCTTAAATCTTAAAATAGACTTCTCCATTAAACTTAAGATAGCATTTAGTTTCTCGCTAAGTGGCTGCCCATCTAACTGTTTTTTTAACGCATTTAACAGTCCTTCCAGGTTTGCAATGGGTGCTTTTAAGTCGTGTGAGGCTGTATAAACAAAATTATCAAGGTCATTATTAATTTTTTGCAGCTCTTTGTTCTTTAGCTTTAACTGCTCGTTGCTTTCGTAGATTCTAACTTTTGCCTCTTTTTCTTCACTCACGTCTCGTACCTCAATTACCGTAGCGACTGGAATACCGTTTTCAAAAATTGGACTAGCTGCACAAACAACAGAAAAGAAAGTACCATCTTTTTTTATGAATACATCCTCATGGGCTCTTACATCGAAGTTTTCCGGTAAAGCCCTATCTAATGGACATTCCTCCATGGGATAGAATGATCCATCGGGACGATGATGGTGGATTAGATAGTGTAGCGGTTTGATACTAATTTCTTCAAAGCTATATCCAAACATTTTTTCTGCGGCCGGATTGAAGAACGTGCAGTACCCTTTCGCATTCATCATGAAAAGCGCTGAAGTGGCATTGTCGGTTATGGTTTTGTTGAGTGTACTTTGGTATTCTAAGGCTGCTTTATTAAGCTTTTCTTCTGTTATGTCACGTTGAACACAGACCAATAACGATTTATCCTTAAGCTTCAAAGTAGATATAAAAGAGTAGGTATAAAAAGTTGTGCCGTCCTTTCTGATATTATGCCATTCCCCGCTCCAGAACCCGTTTGTTTTTAATACCGTCAGCACTTGGTTAACAATTGCTTCATTTTCTTTTGGAGGATACGCATTTTGAATGGAAACATGCTTTCCTATCAATTCTCCCCTTTCATACCCAAACATTCGCTCTTCTGTGGGATTTGTGTAAAAAATAACACCAGTTTCATCAGAAACACTCACGCCTTCATTCATGTTTTCAAGGACAGTTGCAAGCATTTTCAACCTTTCTTGAGAAATTTTAAATTCATGAATGTCAGTTAAAGTGGCAAGCCATTTGGTTATTTCCCCCCTATCATTTTTCATCGGAAGAGCCCTGACTAAATGCCATCTAAATTCCTTGGTATGTGCATTTTGTATTCTAGTTTCAATCTCGAATGAAGTTCCTACTGCAAAAGCCTTTCTCCATATCTCTGTCGTCGAAGCTATATCATCAGGATGATTAACGGAAGGCCATCCTTTTCTTATTTCCTTCATAGAAAGACCAGTATAGTCAACCCAATGCTTATTTATATAGTCAAATTCTCCTTGAGCGTTGGCCGTCCACACCATTTGTGGCATGGCATCAAGGGTGAATTGAAATTTTTGTTCACTAGCCTTTAACTGAGAAAATAGTTTGGAATTTTGGATTGAAATTCCTGCATGCGTACTCACGGACAAAACTAGCTTTTCAGACTCTTCAGTAAATATTCCCGGTTTAGAATGTCCAAAAAATAGCCCTCCCAACACCTCGCCATTGATAGATTTAACAGGAATAGCCATGTAGCTTTTAACCGGAAGATGCCCTTGAGGCATACCTTTATGTGGAGGATTTTGCCCATATCGTGGATCCAGCGTAATGTCATCTGAACGAACAATTGCTGTTCCCTCAAAAGTAGGGGCGAAAATTTGTGTTTTACGAGGGTGAGGAAACTTTGAGAAATTCTCAATAGCCACCCCGGAGATAGTGTAAAGGGTAAGTAACTCGCCCTGCTCATTTATTGTATTGTAAAAGAAGGCGCCGAATTCCGCTTTAGCTAATTTTGTAGCGACATCAGTCACCTCCTGCACAATGTCGTGTATGTTAAATTTTTGGGTTATTGAAGAATTTAAATCGTTTATGGTTTTTAAATTCTGCGTTCTCTCCAATACCTTCAGTTCAAGATCTTTATTAATATCTAAAAGTCTCTCTTCTGCTTCTACCAATGCTTCATTCGTAGCAACCAGTTCCTCTTCGCTTTGTCTGAGTTCTTCATTCATGGCGGCTACTTCTTCATGGCTTTCTTTTAGCTCCTTATTCTTTTTTTCAAGTTGCTTCCCACTTATCTGAACATAAAGACTAAAGGCTTGCCTTTGAACCTCCGAAATAATAAAATCTATTTCTTTAACAATATCAGTGATCAGGTTAGCATCTTGCGTGTATTCTGGAAGACGACTATAAAAAAGTGTTTTTCGAACAGAATAAATCAAGAGAATATCGTCAATGCTTATTTCATCCCTTGTTACTGTGGGTAATTCATTAGCCTCCCACTGCCTTAAAGTTTCCTTGATACCATCCCGCCAGGTGTCATCCATGATATGTGTTAAAAATAGATCCAGTGATTCTTTTACCAACCTTTCAAATTGCTCAGCAGGTAGATTTCTCAAAAGATTCTCAACCAATGGAGGATTCACCTCTTTGAGAAGCTGCAGGTTTTGCTTTGCAGCTTCCTCTAGTTTTACTAAAAGAAAGTGGGCATAGTTCTTTAATTTATCACTTATATATCTTATTGCCTCGTGCATAGTTTAGCGGCTAAATGACTACTAATACCCTCAACTCAATTTTGAAGTGTAAATATAAAGTAATATTTAAAAGAGTAGTCATGTTGCTAAAGTGTAGTAAATTGTATGACCTCTGTTTTTCGCACAGAGCTATAGTGAAAAAATCTCCGTAATAAGCACTATTTTACTATCTGATTAGGATTTAGATCTGCTAACTAACTATGGAGCCGGAAGTTATTATATTCCTCACGCCATCGTTCAATCTTTTCCTTAGCTGACCTCTTCACAATAAATACGACAGTTCAGAAGTAAAGCCAAAGGCGAGGTTAATTTAACTACTCCTTTACTAAAATTTCATAGAATGGCTAGAGGGGTGATAAGTTATATTTCCTCCAGCCTTATAAAATTATCTTTCCCTGTCTGCCGATTTTTATTATTTGTCGGAATAATATTGGCAGGGTAAATTTTCTCAGCAGCTATACTTAAGAATTATCTACCCTGCTATCTTTCCAATCTAGTATTGAAATTTCATTTAAGCACCTCTCCTTTTGGGTTCAATTAGGGATAAATGACGCATGCTCCCTTTCAATTCCATTGCCTAAAATAGTCAGAATAGGTTCTTTCTCCCGATCGGTATTTTTATTGTCATAAATAGCTGCCCACTTGATACCAAACTCCGAATTTTCAATGTACCAATAAATCCTGTTACGCCAGTACTCGAATCCATTCACTGGATCCTTCTGTCTGATGAATTTGGAATAGAAATCCTGTTTCTTAGTAGTGGTTTGTTCTCAATCGTTAAAGAAATAAATAACAGTTTTGTATATGGGACTAGTGATATCTTTAGGTGGCAATTTTTTCTTCATCTTAAGTAATTATTTATGTTGTAGGTTAATTTCAAATCCAGCCTTACAATATGGCATAACTGGCATCTTATATTTATGGCGAGGCAGTAGTAAGGGTATTAAGATGGAACCATTTTTGGTTTCTTTCCATGGACGATGCCAAAGAAAAAATTGAGCGATGGCGAGAGGAATACAACAACTTTCGACCTCATAGTTCGTTAGCGGATTTAACCCCTGAGCAGGTGGTAAATCAATGCCAAACCCGCTCGATTTCTTTAGTTTAGGCCGGTCCTATTTTGGGAGGAGGTCAATTATCTTTTACACTCTAATTTCTTCTGGTCCTCTTTTGGGGAAGTTTACAAATAGAAACCCTCTTTTCTGGTTGCCGATTGTGCGGGATGTAAAAATAAAATAACAGTTTTGTATCAGGATTTGGTTATCTACTATTATGGAGCTTAGTTGATGTATTTAGTAGAAAAATAAGTCATTTGTAAAGTTAATAGCGAAAAGCCCAAAAACACCCCTTCTCGATTTTAAAAAAATTCTCAAAAAAATCTCTGGAATTTTGCTACTGCAAAAATCAAAAACAAAAAACCGCCAAATTTGCGAAATTTAGCGGTTTTTTTGGAGCCCCCAGTCGGAATCGAACCAACGACCTACTGATTACAAGTATAGCGCCTGTCTACTGTCAGTCAAGGAGTTATATGCCATGGGTCTGAAATAGGTCTGAAAAAATAATTTTGAAAACACCCTTTTTACCTCCTTTCGCTAGGAAAAATCAATAGCTTAGCCAGCTAAAGATGCGTTTTGCACAAGCAATTTCTGTTAAAAGATAGCTTCCTATCCCCTGCTGATTTTTTCGCCAGTTAAAGGTCACAAGATCAAACCTACTATAAAGTACCGAATATATTTGATCTTGTAAATGAATGGCTAAGTTTTGTCAAACTAAAACCCTACAAGACTATAAGATTTTTTACCTAGCTTCTGTCTAAAAAATAGAGGGCCTGACAATTGCAGTTACTGCTTTAATAATTTGAAGCTAAGCGCAATTGTGTTAATACTAATTCAGACGGAGTAAAAAGACCTTGAGCACCCCTACCATGTATTGGTGTTTCAAACCGTTTATCAACAGAAAATAGCCAACCATAAAAATTAGGCGTATAGTCACTTAAATCATGATGCTTTTTTCTCCACAATTCCCAACGTTGCTTATCCATAGGAACTATAGCAGTTAGATTTAAAATCCCCAAGTAACACCCCTTATCTAAAATTCTATTACCAATTAGTAATTGTTGACGGAAAAACGCTTCTGCTGATGCGTCGCTTTTCAGTCCAGTATGCAACCACAATCTCCCGCGAAATGGGGTAGTCCAAGTTCGCAGCTCAACAGATTTTATTCCGGAAATAATCATTTCAGCGTAAGGCTGACGTACACTCAAGGCATGTATAATCATAGAAATTACTACTTAGGGAATGTTTGAATAAATTCATTTGAAAACCGCTTATATACATCGTATAAGGATTGATAGTTCACAGACCAACCTGAAGCTATCAATTCCCGAGTATTACTATCAAGCACACGCAGATAAAAATCATTTTTGTCTTTGCATACATTTATTCTTTCAGCAAAACCTTGATAAGAACGAAAAGCAAAACCTTTCTTTGCATCTATTTGAACAGATTTATCCAAAATATCTATCTCACATATTGAACTATAATTTGAATCCGCAGTAAGGCGAATTATACAAGGAATGCAAATGCCGCACGGGCGGTTAGCATTTTTTTTGCCTACAAGTGCATGATTAGCATAATGATACCAGCAGGTTTCAGCTTTAATTAAAATGTCATTGAACTTAGGACATACATCTAGTGCAAATTGGTGTATTTCATTCTTGGTATTAAATACAAAAGGATTTTTTAGGGTCCAAGTACTATCATATAAATTTGATAACAATTGAGTAAAGTATTCATGTAATATGGGATGAGCATGTTTAGTCATTAAGATAGCAGGTGTTGGGGATACGGCGTTAGCCAGAATGCCATTCTCAAATTGAATAAGGTGCCTACATTGCCAAGAATCAGCAATAACTGCTCCAAGTGACATAAATAAAAAAGAGCGGTAATAGAAAGATTTATTAGTATTTTTTCGTTCAGTAATTTTTTCTTTATTTTCAACCACAACGGTTTTACAGCGGGAGTAGAATGAAGTTAATGCTGATGGATCAGAAATACCTAAATCCTTTAATATATTGTTCTGAGCTGTGTATTG from Rhodocytophaga rosea carries:
- a CDS encoding ASCH domain-containing protein, whose amino-acid sequence is MIIHALSVRQPYAEMIISGIKSVELRTWTTPFRGRLWLHTGLKSDASAEAFFRQQLLIGNRILDKGCYLGILNLTAIVPMDKQRWELWRKKHHDLSDYTPNFYGWLFSVDKRFETPIHGRGAQGLFTPSELVLTQLRLASNY
- a CDS encoding 7-cyano-7-deazaguanine synthase, whose product is MPQVECEIERIQQGSSYTIKFSLGEPGLVWMLSDDSRVGPYGFSDTSLDLLTVAFCIFHIEKLLHKNLLTNPPKKYTLTVPMYQPEKWRQPQVTQALQQLLTCLDDAEWEFIFKPNDQTLKPKLNIETNADVSIKQIALFSGGMDSTCGVATISSEERKATRYVSYYTRQYTAQNNILKDLGISDPSALTSFYSRCKTVVVENKEKITERKNTNKSFYYRSFLFMSLGAVIADSWQCRHLIQFENGILANAVSPTPAILMTKHAHPILHEYFTQLLSNLYDSTWTLKNPFVFNTKNEIHQFALDVCPKFNDILIKAETCWYHYANHALVGKKNANRPCGICIPCIIRLTADSNYSSICEIDILDKSVQIDAKKGFAFRSYQGFAERINVCKDKNDFYLRVLDSNTRELIASGWSVNYQSLYDVYKRFSNEFIQTFPK
- a CDS encoding PAS domain S-box protein, which encodes MHEAIRYISDKLKNYAHFLLVKLEEAAKQNLQLLKEVNPPLVENLLRNLPAEQFERLVKESLDLFLTHIMDDTWRDGIKETLRQWEANELPTVTRDEISIDDILLIYSVRKTLFYSRLPEYTQDANLITDIVKEIDFIISEVQRQAFSLYVQISGKQLEKKNKELKESHEEVAAMNEELRQSEEELVATNEALVEAEERLLDINKDLELKVLERTQNLKTINDLNSSITQKFNIHDIVQEVTDVATKLAKAEFGAFFYNTINEQGELLTLYTISGVAIENFSKFPHPRKTQIFAPTFEGTAIVRSDDITLDPRYGQNPPHKGMPQGHLPVKSYMAIPVKSINGEVLGGLFFGHSKPGIFTEESEKLVLSVSTHAGISIQNSKLFSQLKASEQKFQFTLDAMPQMVWTANAQGEFDYINKHWVDYTGLSMKEIRKGWPSVNHPDDIASTTEIWRKAFAVGTSFEIETRIQNAHTKEFRWHLVRALPMKNDRGEITKWLATLTDIHEFKISQERLKMLATVLENMNEGVSVSDETGVIFYTNPTEERMFGYERGELIGKHVSIQNAYPPKENEAIVNQVLTVLKTNGFWSGEWHNIRKDGTTFYTYSFISTLKLKDKSLLVCVQRDITEEKLNKAALEYQSTLNKTITDNATSALFMMNAKGYCTFFNPAAEKMFGYSFEEISIKPLHYLIHHHRPDGSFYPMEECPLDRALPENFDVRAHEDVFIKKDGTFFSVVCAASPIFENGIPVATVIEVRDVSEEKEAKVRIYESNEQLKLKNKELQKINNDLDNFVYTASHDLKAPIANLEGLLNALKKQLDGQPLSEKLNAILSLMEKSILRFKETIKGLTEISKTQKNVNEDVEEIIIDKLMEEISLEISPMIEASAASISVSTDGCQKIVFSKYNLRSIFYNLITNAIKYRNPEVGLEILINTYCRQNLTIIEVRDNGLGIKQENTSRIFEMFKRLHHHVDGSGIGLYIVKRIVENAGGSIEVESELGKGTLFRVLMPEN